Proteins encoded in a region of the Megalops cyprinoides isolate fMegCyp1 chromosome 3, fMegCyp1.pri, whole genome shotgun sequence genome:
- the LOC118775710 gene encoding calcium-binding protein 39-like: protein MPFFGKSQKSPAEIVKSLKENVAYLEKLEASESKKCEKVAEEVSKSLASLKEVLCGTSDKEPQTEAVAQLAQELYNTNLLIALIANLQRIDFEGKKDVVQLFSNIVRRQIGTRTPTVEYISSHPQILFMLLKGYESTEVALNCGMMLRECLRHEPLARTVLFSEDFYCFFHYVELSTFDIASDAFASFKDLLTRHKIMCADFLETNYDRVFTEYEKLLHSDNYVTKRQSLKLLGELLLDRHNFTVMTKYISRAENLKLMMNMLRDNSRNIQFEAFHVFKVFVANPNKTQPVLDILLKNQAKLVEFLSRFQTDRSEDEQFCDEKNYLIKQIRDLKRPATQGEA from the exons ATGCCGTTCTTCGGAAAGTCGCAGAAGAGCCCTGCAGAGATTGTCAAGAGCTTGAAAGAGAATGTAGCGTACTTGGAAAAGCTGGAGGCGTCCGAGAGCAAGAAGTGCGAGAAG GTGGCAGAGGAGGTGTCAAAGAGCCTGGCCTCCCTCAAGGAGGTGCTGTGCGGCACGAGTGACAAGGAGCCGCAGACGGAGGCGGTGGCGCAGCTGGCTCAGGAGCTGTACAACACCAACCTGCTCATCGCCCTCATCGCCAACCTGCAAAGGATCGACTTCGAG GGGAAGAAAGATGTGGTGCAGCTGTTCAGCAACATTGTGCGGCGTCAGATTGGCACACGCACGCCCACTGTGGAGTACATCTCCTCACACCCACAGATCCTCTTCATGCTTCTCAAAGG GTACGAGAGCACCGAGGTGGCCCTGAACTGTGGTATGATGCTGCGGGAGTGCTTGCGGCACGAACCCCTGGCCCGCACCGTGCTGTTCTCCGAGGACTTCTACTGTTTCTTCCACTACGTGGAGCTCTCCACCTTCGACATCGCCTCCGACGCCTTCGCCTCCTTCAAG gatCTGCTTACAAGGCACAAGATCATGTGTGCCGATTTCCTGGAGACAAATTACGACAGA GTGTTTACAGAATATGAGAAGCTCCTCCATTCAGATAATTATGTCACAAAACGCCAGTCTTTGAAG CTCCTGGGGGAGTTGCTCTTGGACAGACACAATTTCACGGTCATGACCAAGTACATTAGCCGTGCAGAGAACTTGAAGCTAATGATGAACATGCTGAGAGACAACAGCCGGAACATTCAGTTCGAAGCCTTCCATGTTTTTAAG GTGTTTGTTGCCAATCCCAACAAGACGCAGCCGGTGCTGGACATCCTGCTGAAGAACCAGGCCAAGCTGGTGGAGTTCCTGAGCCGCTTCCAGACAGACAGGTCCGAGGACGAGCAGTTCTGCGATGAGAAGAACTACCTGATCAAACAGATCCGAGACCTTAAGAGGCCCGCAACTCAGGGAGAGGCTTAG
- the LOC118775387 gene encoding PHD finger protein 6-like: protein MSSSSAQKKGAVARMRKCAFCKSNRDKECGQLLVSDNQKVAAHHKCMLFSSALVTSHSDSENIGGFSVEDVKKEIKRGNKLMCSSCHRPGATIGCDVKTCRRTYHYYCALWDKAQIKENPSQGIYLVYCHKHRDATQDSSEDELDVTNDSDSSPPRGRRRGQSEKGRVKASSRGQSEETRSISSHGTDDMESASHRDRSPLRGSPSDSGPRCGFCHAGDEENETRGKLHTDNSKKVAAHYKCMLFSSGTVQLTTTSRAEFGNFDIKTVIQEIKRGKRMKCTLCSQLGATIGCEIKACVKTYHYHCGLQDKAKYIENMARGIYKLYCKNHSGNEERDEEDEERESRSRERANINHGATQPLYLPQVNGN, encoded by the exons ATGTCCAGCTCATCTGCGCAGAAAAAGGGGGCAGTGGCAAGGATGCGAAAGTGTGCCTTCTGCAAGAGCAACCGTGACAAGGAGTGCGGGCAGCTGCTGGTGTCCGACAACCAGAAGGTGGCAGCCCACCACAAGTGCATG CTCTTCTCCTCTGCACTGGTGACGTCACACTCGGACAGTGAGAACATCGGTGGCTTCTCCGTAGAGGACGTGAAGAAGGAAATAAAGAGAGGCAACAAACTG ATGTGCTCGTCGTGCCACCGGCCTGGTGCCACCATCGGCTGTGATGTGAAGACGTGTCGGCGAACATACCACTACTACTGCGCCCTGTGGGACAAAGCCCAGATCAAGGAGAACCCCTCCCAGGGCATTTACCT TGTGTAttgtcacaaacacagagatgccACACAAGACTCCAGTGAAG ATGAACTGGATGTGACCAATGACTCAGACTCCTCCCCTCCACGGGGAAGGAGGCGGGGTCAGTCAGAAAAGGGGCGAGTCAAAGCCAGCTCACGTGGCCAATCAGAGGAAACCCGATCAATTTCCTCACATGGCACAGATGATATGGAGAGTGCCTCACAT CGGGACCGCTCTCCCCTTCGGGGCAGCCCCAGTGACTCAGGCCCCCGCTGTGGGTTCTGCCACGCCGGCGACGAGGAGAATGAGACTCGCGGCAAGCTGCACACAGACAATAGCAAGAAAGTGGCTGCACACTACAAATGCATG CTCTTCTCGTCCGGAACAGTCCAGCTCACCACCACATCACGGGCCGAATTCGGGAACTTCGACATCAAAACAGTCATCCAGGAGAtcaagagagggaagagaatg aAATGCACGCTGTGCTCCCAGTTAGGAGCCACCATTGGCTGTGAGATTAAGGCCTGTGTTAAGACGTATCACTACCACTGTGGCCTGCAGGATAAGGCAAAATACATCGAGAACATGGCCCGCGGAATCTATAA GCTGTACTGCAAAAATCACAGTGGGAATGAGGAGCGcgatgaggaggatgaggagagggagagccgcAGTCGAGAGCGGGCCAACATTAACCACGGGGCCACCCAACCTCTGTACCTGCCCCAAGTCAACGGCAACTAG